A stretch of DNA from Marmota flaviventris isolate mMarFla1 chromosome 16, mMarFla1.hap1, whole genome shotgun sequence:
TACCGAGGGTTTCTGAAGAAAAACTAATTCATACTAAGCGAAAGACTGATATAGTTTAGGGTAACTTACTGTCTTCATATGCACCTCCCACAGGTAGTTTCCTGTTAACCTAATCTCTTTAGGGGGAGACTTCCAGCTTCATGTCAGTCCTTCAGGGATAACATCACAGTAAAACCTGTACCTCTCTGGGATTTTTCAAACAGTAAGCCGCACCCTACCCAGCACCGCTCTCAAAACACAGCTATGCCttccttattttgctttttgtacaTACCTCTATCTTAGCACTTGCCACAGTGCTAGGAATATTTTGTGGTTATCTTTTCACCTCCCACCTCAACTGGAATATAGTCATGGCAGATACAGTCATGTCTTGATCCTGGGATATCCCACCAGATAGTACCTGTTTACTAAATATTTGACTGATGGATGATTGAAAACTTCAGTGCTAAAGTATAACCAGAAAGCGAATTACGATAGGAAAACATGTTGCTTTAAAAATTTACTgataattcttccatttttttaagaaGATATAGATTTGTCTAAAAATTTCCATCAGGCTAGACTGCCAACAGTTTCTGAACATGCCACAGagttgtgtcctccaaaagctaTCATCGATTTCACTTGTCAGCACTGAATTTAGGCACAACAATCCCATTTTCTGAAACACGCATTGAGACATGTTTTGAAAACAGGACTAAATAAAAACTATCCcagaaaatacaatataaatacagATTAAGCACCTCTAGCCTGAAAACCCCAAATGCTCTAAACTCCAAAAGTTTATGAGCACCACCCTCATGCCTATATGAAAACTGTGCCTAACATGAAAGTTCCACACATGACCTCATGTGACAGGGCAAAATACAGAGCACTAAAAATGCTGCGTGAAATCACCTTCATCCTATGTGCATAAGATgcaaatgaaacataaatgaattgtGTGTGGCCCTGGGACCTTAAGAGTGATGCCATTAAAACAcgttttagatttcacttcagcAGGCCCAGGGACCCTTTGCCAACCCTTCCTCTGAAGGAGAACCAATCACCAGTCAAATGAGCTAGAGGAGGCTGGCTTCATGACTCTGTAGAGGCTGTAAGGTCACATTCCACTTCAGCTCCAAAGGAAAGACAACACTAAGAAGTTCCAAGGCCATGATTAAATCTGAAGAAACCGTAAGTGAAAACTTCAGAGTGTGAAGAATCCAATGTGTCCTTGGTTCCCAGGCAGGCCTCTGGTGCAGTCAGTCCTGTCCCTAGCAGTGAGCTTTGAGAAGACCACTGCAGTTGGGAAGCTAAGCTCAGGAAGAGGAAGTGGAAGGAGGACCTCCTGGCTCCCCTCCACACCCTGGATATTTTGAGTAGGTAAAAAGCAATAATGGTGGTTGTTGGCCTCTTCTGGAAAAATATCCCAATAAAACCCAATGAGGTTGTGTCTCATATTGACTGTTTAAAtaaactgaggggctggggatgcagctcagtggtagagctcttgcctaccataggtgaggccttgagttcagttcccagcactacAAACTGAGTTTTGGGGATTGACaggtcattcattcaacaaatttgCAGACAACCTTAATGGTATGTCAGAATCTGCCAGGAACTACAGACACTGAGATATAAAAGCACCACCCTCATGCCGTGATAAAGCCCACACACCAGTGGAGgtcaaaaaaaagcaaatgattaGATTTTACTGGAAAAAGTATACTTGAGGGTGGGCAATGTATGACTAAAACCCCATGGAAAAAAGCAAAAGGCACGGAAGTCAGTCCCATGAGCCTGTATCCCAAAGGGCTTTTCTCCTGAATTCTAGCATTAAGGTGCTGCTTATTAGGCAAAAACAAGTGATCGATGCCAGGTACTCGTGgctcagaaaaattagaattgaTGCGTAGATTCGTCAGGGTTAATAAGCTACCTTCAATTATGGCAGAGACTCAAAGACTGCTGTGGGTCTAACTTCTTCACGCCACTCACCAAACCACATCTTCATATGGATCCCTGCGTTGTCCTGGGTTCTCCCATGAAGTGGGTCAATTTTCCAGTCTCAGCTATTTCGTTTCTTTTACAAAAGAGGTGCTTCACCTATGTCTGAGTTATTTTTCACATAGTCACCTCAACACTATTAATGAGACTGCCCTGCAAAACAAGCTTCTCACCCTGCCCTGTTGCAGATGGGTAAGCTGGACTTTTTTCTTCAGAAAGTCAAGAAGTGCTTCAAACCATCTTTTAAGTTAGACATTAAAATATCCaaactgggctgggggtgtggcttggtgATAGACAGCTTGCCTaacatttgtgaggcactgggttccatccccagcattgaaattagttaattaatttcaTATTCAAATCATGTGCTTCACTATCAATAGGTGAGAAATTGAGATCATAGAGTAGATAGTCAGGAAAAAGATTCCTAAGTGGTCCGGGTCTCACAATAACCCAAAGGCTTCTGCTAGAAGGATTtagtttgctctttttctttccattcctcttcctttcttgctgAAGGCCCCATGCCCTCATTTTCCTTGTTGGAATGAATTCCGAtaccccctccccacacacacacctctccatTGCCATAATGTGTAGGATCTGGACTAGGATCCTTGAACCATCCCATATGGCCACATACCTTGCTGACTCTGAAAGGGCATTCTTTTGTTTCTGATTCAGGGAATTTCTTCATCCACTTTCCAACAAAGTAGGCAGCATTAACCACGAGGATTTTGGTCTGGTCATTTACACTGTTGTCAGACAAAATGTTCTCAAAGTGGCCTGCAAACAAttttagaaaaccaaaaagaGCAGTTACCCTTCCAAACTACATCGGTTACACACATGCATGTTCAGTCACTGGGGATTTACTGCTTGCTGGACTGGCACCATGTAAGGCCTAATAGGATTGCAAGTCAGATTTTCTTGTGCTCCTGGGCAAATTCATGGTCCCTTGCTGTATGCCTGGCCCTGTGCTCAgccttttcatatatattatcttaCTTTTTTCACAATGGCCCTATAAGACAAAGatcatcatccccattttaaagTTGAAGAAACTGGGCTCAGAGAGGCCAAGGGGCTGACGCCAAGACAGGCCCTTCCCTTCACCCTACGCCTCTCTACTCCTCTCCCAGGGGTACTCCTTGCAGGCAGGTTATTTGTTCCAGAGTCAACTTAATCACCAGAAGCTCAATCACAGCTGCAATTATTATGGCTCTCAAATTCTCAACAGACAAAGCAATTCAACAGTGATAATCTCGTAATACAAAGAAATCCCCATATTTGAATAGCACTTGACATTTTTACAAAGATTTTCACATCAATTCTTGGATCCCACTTCCTGGGCTTGGACCATATGAAAAGGACCCTGTACTTGGTTTCATGTTCTGCTATCACATTCttaagatttttaataaaattttcagtaAAGGATTTTATTGAAATCctgcatttttgttttctcactgTGCAAATTATGTATCTGGTCCTGCCAGATATGTGTGTTGAACACATAATAGTTTTATTGGAGAAACTTGAAGAATACAGATTTTTTAATCCAGTAAGTGGCAAAGCTTCAATTTAAATCCTGAGCCTCCATTTCCAAATTTAGAAGTCTTTTCACTCAACTACCTCTCCAGTCAAAAACCTCAAATgcattatgattttaaaacaaacgTCTATTTGAAGAAAATACAATAGCTTAGGAATTCTAAAAGCAAAGTTATAACACAGCAATTGAAGCAGGAGCTGCcttttgtttatgatttttaaagatgTGCTCAAcctagtattatatatatatatcaaagtttcTCTTTACAGAAGAAACcaagaaaatttatttcaataatgtAAATATAGGTAGGTATGcaagtgtgcacatgtgtatgcaTCTATATCTACCATTTGTTGGTATATGTTATCTAATTTGATTCTAACAACAaccacatgaaaattaaaatagattaaatagCATGCTCCCCTTGCTATTTTACAGTTCCATAAATTGTTATGGAATACCATAGTTGATAAGTTGTAGTGCCTGGATTTGAACCTAGGTCCTAAATTACTCCAGAGTTCCCGTCGATTCCATGTCCTTACTAGTGGACCTCATTATTCATGAGTCAGCACAGAGGCAGACCGCTCTGGGCTCTGCTCATTCACGAAGGAAGTATCCCCGGAAGAGTATCCTTCCACACCAGTAGGGTCTGCCTTAGGCTTCCCTCCCTAAATTAATACTATAAATATAGCCCCTGGAAAAGGACATAGTCATTGGCCTGCCATCCAAGTCACTTCACTTCCAACTTCTTCCTATCAAGGAAGGCAATTCACTGGGAGGTTTAATGGAGGGTGGAGGGGTCTAAACAGGGAGAATCCTGGGAAGCACTGAGCAGAGGTGCTGCCAAGGGACATGGGACTATCAGAGAGCACAGCAGCATAAGGATGGTGAGGCTCAGAATGTGCCTTCACtgcatttgttttctcattttgtctTCCTGTGTTTATCTGTGAATAAGACCTTTTGTCCTCTTTAATAAGTTGGTAGAATTTTTGAGCCAGGAGTGATATCAAGGATCATCAAATTATACCAATCCTTCCATTTCCAGACTTTAAGACTTTAAAACTGGCCTCATGCTTTGCCCAAAACCCCTCTGTTAGAGGCACAGCTGTGGCTCCACTGGGGCGTGTGGCAGCTTATCAGAGGGCAAGGCCAAGTGGACCGAAACTGAAATACCACTGATTTCTGCCAAGCAATGAGATGATATGAGAAATTCCTAGAAAGGCAAGTTGTTGACATGTCTTGATGGACAAAATTGAGCCTGGATACAAACATCCAAGGAATCCTCCAGATGCTCAATTTTTATGAGTGGCTCAAGGATTCAGGAGAAAGGAAGGTCTATTATTCAGCAGAACAAGTAAAGTATACTTGCCGTCGGTGAGATCCTTAATGGAGCTGTTAATCTGACCTTTCGTTTCTTCCAGTTTATCCTTGAAGTCCACGGTTTCCAATTCTTTTGCATACGGTCTCTTTGTAGAGCTAATGAACTCCTGAAAAACATCCAGTTTGTAAATTGACAAAGTACTCATAATCTATAATCAATCTATTACATTGTTACACAGTTATAACAAAAGGATTCTTAAATATCTATTACCATGGGTACGCTTTCCAATTTGGTAGCATGAACTGTTTCATTTACTCAATTATAGGACAAAATCAATTATTAAATGCATCCACCAATTTAGTATCTGCTtccaggaaacaaaaagaaactatGTTAAATATGCACAATTACAAAATGAATGGCAGCTTTCTGTTCAAATTCCACTGAATAATATGAGAATTGAGCAAATTGAATTGAATACGAGTTGCATtctgatataagaaaaaaatgaatttcaatttcagaaacattaaaaatgtgtatatatcatAGAGAAAATGTACAGAGAAGAGAACTATGAGCAGAAAATCATTATCcttcttgaaataaataaatatgctaaaGACCCTTGATACTCAGATAACGGTCCAAGGATGAGGAGCCACATCACCATCTGGGATCTTGATAGAAATCAAGAATCTTGGGCCCCACCCTAGACCCACCAACTCAAACTGTACATTTTAACAAGACTCCGAGGCATTTAATCTGCATGTTAAAATTTGAAACATAGTGCTATAGACATCACAGCGGTGGCTCTAACCTTAATGCTTGTTTAAAATGCAAAACCCTAAACACTATTGATCAAGACATCTGAGGCCAAGAATTTGCTTTTCTGACAAACACCCAGGTAGTTCTGATGCAGATCAGCCCTCTTCAAACTACAATTGTTTGTACTATTTAACTAGAAATTTCCAGGAGCTATCAGCTCAGAAAGAAGAGCAACAGAAAgcaatctaaaaatatataaaattcaattaaaaacaaaaaccttgcaaCTCCTAGTTTGGCTGAAATTCCAAATGTTGAAATGAAGGTtaaaccaaactaaaaataaCTTGAATGTCATGTCCCTTCACTTCTAAGCACAGGGCTCCTGCACTTCTTCAGAGCAGCTAAGGCCTTAGCCAATTAACTTAGCTTCAGATAACTGCAACTCAGCCTTGGGACTGACTGAGTCACAGGCACCAACCAAGAACTTCAGAAAGGCTCAGCAAGAGGAAGGCCCTTCATTGTCCTCTCTGCAACAAAGATGTATTAAGTATCTCCTGAAGGACCACCTGGGGGCCATGAAAGTTTTTCCATGCCCAGCACCAACTCACATCtcaattttgtttaatttccCAGAtgatttttagaacaaaaatggTCGCATATGTGTGTCTTCAAGGAACGAGAATAAACTCACAACAATATCTAGCCACTTATGTGTCCTCAAAGGgtctcaacaaaacaaaaacctaatgcAGAAAGGTATAATATAATGACAAAAAGGCTTTGATGGAGATCTAGCGTTTAGATTTAGGAAGTTTGAAATTCTGACCAACCAAACAAGAACTGAATCAACTCTTACTAGAGAGAGAATCTCCTTGTAGTCTAGACTGTTGGCTATGTGTTTcaaatagactttaaaatattatgtatgaTACACCCTGGGATCAAGAATCACAATGTTCTTTACAGGACTGCTTCAAGAAATGGCTGAACTTAAATAACCAGAGCTGCCTTATATAGACCCACATCTGACCAGCCacgtaaaacaaacaaaaccaatttGTGGCTGATGAAGAGTGCtaatttatggtttattttttgaATTGATCTTTGAGGAACACCAGGAGAACATTCTGTACAAAAACAAATGAGATGGGAATCCTAAAACACCCTGGAGCCATATGTCCAGCTATTGAGGAGTTAGAAATTTAACTCAAGAGTTTTTTGCACTTCTTGTCTCCAGGGATCCATTTGAATACCCCATTCTCTCAGAAAAGAAGCAGGGAAGAGGCATAGGAGGTGTGAGTGTTTGAGAGGAAAGGGAagcccacaagcctctctccacttGGAGCTAGAAGGTGTTGAGTCCCACAACATTCAACCTCTCCAGGGGGACTGGTCTATTTTAAGAAGTCTTAAATCAAAAAAGAACATCTTAGAAATGAATGTTGCAGGTCTGACAATGTGAAATGCCATTCCTggaggaaaaagataaattttgcTAATTGCTTTCAACAACTTACTGTAGAAGGGTTCAGTGATTTGTCTACGTAGAGCCGCTTGATTAGTTTCAAAGAGTAAAAGGAACTGAGTTTATTTACATCCGAGGTGACTGTTTGAAATCCGAAGTGCACATCTTTGACATTGTCAAAATGAAGGACCTGTTAAGAGAAGCAGCTCATTAGCAAAAAGCATTTCCTCTTCCTGATGAAGTGGACACCTTGTGATGGCAGCCACCTCAGCACACAGAGCCCCTTTGTTCTGATGCTCCCATAAAGCCAAGCCTCTTGGCCTCAGCACTGTGGACATTTGGGGCTGGGCAATTCTTTGCTGTGAGGGCCTACCCTGGGTGTTGCATATGCTTAGCAGCCTCCCTGACCAAGTAGGTGCCAGCAGCACTCCTCCTCCTGTGCATGACAGCCAAGACATTCAGACATTGTCAGATGTCCCcagggtgggctggggagggaaAAATTGTCCCTGTCTGAGAAACACTACCATAAAGATTCTCTTCTTAGTAAACCAAGGAAAATGTGCCCTTTCTTCAAAATGATGCCACTTAGCACTCACACAAAAGGATCTCCCCCCTGGGGAAGATTAAGCTGGGTTATAATTTCTATCCAATTTAGAGACGGAAACAAGAGATTCATACCAAGAGAGACAATCACTAGGCAGGTTTGAGTCCAGAAGGGAGGTGCCCAGAGCCGCAGTCCAGTCTCCCTGAGATGCTTTAGCAAGTGCTAAAGGGGCTGTTGCACCTCTgacaaatggggggggggggggctgcctgGGAGAGTGAGAGTCTGATAGCCTTGCTTTGAATCCCAGCCTTCACCTATTAGGAAGGTAATCTTCTGTAGGCTGTCAGATCCTCACCAGCCTCTCTGTAAAATGAGCTGAGAATGCCTACTTTTCTGAGTTCTGAGGATTTACAGGTATTACATTTAAAACACCTAAAATGCTTGGATTCAAACTGTCTATTATCCTTACAGTGATAGTCTAAGCCATTTAAAATTCAGATGCTGTCATTTGAAGGGCttaaatccttttattttcttcctaactTATATTTTGTTCCAAACAACAGTCAAGAATCTCTTCTGCTCTGTGGCACTGCAAAAATGTGACCTCAGCTAGGACGAGTCTCTCCTCACTCCATAGCTCAGGACGGTCAGACCTTGACTCCACAACTCAGGTTGCACTGCAGGGCCAAACTGGCTGGTCCAGGCACTGCTCAGCTCTCCTGCAGAATGATGAGCGAACAAGCCCAGAAGATGACAGAGCCCAGCACTACTGCTGGGGCACCAGCTGCCTGTACGGAGACCTTCCTTTATTGTTGTTGAGGAGCAGACCCCCTACCAGGAAGTGTTCTTCTCAGCCTTTCTCTAAAGGGACACAGGAAATGAGGAACAGGACTTGGGGTAGGGAACGTGGGAGGGGCAGTTCAGAGACAAGGTCAGATGAGAAGGTGCAGCTCCTCTTCCCAGGACTGAAGTTTCTCCCTCAAACCTCACTCAGTGTCAAGCCTAAGTTCTCCACCCTGACCTAAATGACATTCATGGGTCATAATGTCAGGAcaactaggaatagaagaaagTAATCCCTTTTTAAATGCTTATGAGTTCCTGGAAAGAAAGATTGCTGAACCTAGAGCAATCAATATTAGGAataataaaggaatgaaattaagAGGACACTCACCTACTGTCTACAAGAACATGAGGATTTAAAATCATAACCATCAGGAAAATTATCTCATCTAAGGTCTAAGACCCACACAAAGCTAGATAGTCAATCACagccaaaaagaaattaaaacatctatgcacatatgtgtgtatatgtaaaacACATCATCTTAGCCATGCTTCTTAAATGGATGGTAAGCCCCCCACCGAGAGAAATCCAAAACATGTAAAcacaattcatttatttgtccCTGCTACTTAAAGGcagataatttaaaatgtgaCTTCTCTATTAAAATAAGTGAGGATAAATTCTAGGACAGAATGCTTGCATTATGCTTGCATCTTAAAATGAAGCACAAAGCTATAAATAAATTTTGCACTAATGTGGAAAACTTTGTTCTGTCTGAACGTAGGATGGAGGTGGAGGGTAAATTTACACTCTTTCTGCTCAGGGTATTTTCAGTGGAACATTTAGTGTACCTCCTTGATTAATCTTCGCAATATGACAGATGAAAGATATCAGGTGACTTGCTGAAGGCCACCAGCAAATGGCACCCTGTGATTGCCTAGAAGATCCCCAGTTTCTCCATCACAACCATGTGCCTATACTAAGCACGGGCTGCAGGACACAGAAATGAGCTTTCACATTTAAAAACAGGTTAAGAGAATCCTGGAAATGACACAACCCTCCACCCTGATCGACCCAGACCACCAagtctccatttctttctctagttCCTGCCCATGGATTCTGATAACTGCCTCCCCGCTTAACGTCAAAACAAGGCATGGGGCTGTGGTTACCTGTCCAATTTCATTTGCTGTGTCACCTTTGGCGCCTACTTGAGCAAGTGACAGAGAAGTGGAGAGACAGATTGGGGAGAAGAGGACATTGCCCACTGGCTCCTTTTCACACAGTTGTTTGAACAGGTCAACAGCAAAAGCCGAATTTGCCAGTCGCAAGGCATCCATCCTGGGCCTGGAAATGAAGACAGAGGAGAGGTGAATTTTCAATGTGTATTTAAAGTGTTCTCAACTGCATTCGGTCAACAAAGTAATGGTCTTGGGTAGGAAGAAGGAAATTCCGAAAGAGAGCCAGTTGTAAAGAGACCTGTGGACAAGAGTCCGAAGGCATGTGAGGTCTTCATTGTGTGCCACTCTGCCCAGAATCTCCAAACTCGGGCCTGGTCAGCCACAATGGCCATGGTCCGGAGCCTAGACGTCGCACTATCTCTTCACATTAGTGGTCAAGTGGTTGACAGCACCAATCAAAATCAGTCGGTTTTATTTACCACATATTGTTTcaattaggattttgtttaggtcatACAAAATTGACTTTTTTGTAGATTGCAAACAGTCATATTGCATCAGTTTGACATGGTCAAAAAGACATGTTGAACTCCTGATTCGTAACCTGTGATGTGACCCTAATAGGAAATAGGGTCTCTGCAGATTTAATTGGTTAAGATAAGGTCATACTAGAGTTAGGTGGGCCCTGACCCAGTATGACCAGTGTCCTTAGAAGAACAGGAGAAAAGACACAAAGACACACCAAGAGGGAAGATGGCATGTgtgcacacagacacagaaagcaaAGATGGCATCGAATACCCCCAGGCAGCGCCTGAGCCCTGGTGTCAGGGAGAAAGCTCCACTACTCCAGATAGGGGACTTCCCTTGGCCAGGACCAGCAGATGCATAGGATGGCAATGTATACCTTATCCCCGAACAGAAACTCATAATGCAAAGCtatgagaataaaatcaaggaatGGATCCCTGATCATCAAATATTTCTTAAGAATTCTTTGATGAGACATATTGCTTGTATAGAATGGACTCAAAAATATAATATGTCTACATCTCAGGAGTCTGGAAAAGCAAGTtcattagcagaaaaaaaaaaaaaaagccttgttGACCCTGTTCATTTCATGCTCACTGATCATCCCCCTAACCACtgacttcctccttctctttatGTCTCTGCTAAGTACAGCAAGTGCACTCAGCCATAGCACCTCTTACAAACCTGCTACAGGTGATCTAAAGTCATGGTGAGCATTATGCTCTGCTTTAAAGCCCACAACCACCTTCTCCTCTTGAAGTAGGGGTGTTACTGAGACCACCAGAGTGTCCTGAGACAAAAACTGGAAGACTGTGGAGTATTTCAACCAGCACACCCACCAactaaggaaattaaaaagaactcTTCACAAAAGGTTTGGGGAAgccgggcatagtggcacacacctgtaatctcagcagctcgggaggctgagacaggagaattgcaagttcaaagccagcctcagcaacagcgaggtgctatcTCTATCtctgaataaatacaaaatagtgctggggatgtggctcagtagtggagtatccctgagttcaatctagtgacagaaaaaagaaaaaaaaaaggtttggggaatGTGTGCAAGAGACTTTCATGAGATCTGGTTCTTCCTGCAGCACATTTAACATTGACAATGTTGaattcatctacaactaacatTCAACATGTACATGGAGTCATGAGCTATTTCTTCACCAAACTTAGATCCCTGCAAACTTTTCAATGCTTCCACAACTTGAGGCCTAATCACACTGAGATTAATATGAAAACATACAAACTGCTTTAGCAAACACAAGTAGTTCCCCCTAGCAAGGGTTTACTAATCCCCCAAGAAGACAAATGATAATAATTTTGCATAGTCAATAAAATCAACTGTGATTTTAGTGATTTCTTCTGGGCACAAAAATTGTGCTGAAGAACATGAATTAATTTGTTGAAGGAGTTTGACTACAAACACTAAGAATGGGTCCAGGAAGTGGACCAGTAGTAAGGAAATAACCCATTTTACCATTTTGTTTGACTAAAACATCTTTCATTCATAATAACACTTTGAGATACATTTACCCTAAATGACTCCATGAATACAGCTTTTATATAGCTAATTACACAACACATGCTGTATTTAATGCAAGACTCAGACATCAGGGTGCATGACTTACATTCTCCATCAGGGACCTGGATCTTAGAGGCTGTCCCTCTCAGTGAGTTCCTTTCTTTTCATGGTTATTCTCAGTGTGTGAGTCCAAACCTGTTCACCTTCCTGTCCTGATGCTGACTGGATCTTTTCTCAGTAAATTCTCTATGCCAGTGAGTAAGATCATACAGCCCTTAATATTTAAGGTCCCTATAGAGCATCACTGGTTGATGCTGGCCAAAAGTATCAGAAACGTTCTGTACATGGTAAGATTGTAGTGGCACACAACCACCAATTAAGAAATCAATGAAACACTGCATGATAAATCTCATCAGCTGTTCAGCGTTTAgtcccaaatgacttaaaatactATAGGGCTGATCTGAGACAGCTCAAGCCATGACTTTGGCCAACTGCCACCACTGTGTTGCAAGACAATCAAAGCA
This window harbors:
- the Serpinb5 gene encoding serpin B5; translated protein: MDALRLANSAFAVDLFKQLCEKEPVGNVLFSPICLSTSLSLAQVGAKGDTANEIGQVLHFDNVKDVHFGFQTVTSDVNKLSSFYSLKLIKRLYVDKSLNPSTEFISSTKRPYAKELETVDFKDKLEETKGQINSSIKDLTDGHFENILSDNSVNDQTKILVVNAAYFVGKWMKKFPESETKECPFRVSKTDTKPVQMMNMEATFCMGNIDDINCKIIELPFQNKHLSMLILLPKDVEDESTGLEKIEKQLNSETLLQWTNPSTMANAKVKLSLPKFKVEKIIDPKSSLENLGLKNTFNEDTSDFSGMSETKGVALSNVIHRVCLEINEDGGESIEVPGSRILQHKDEFNADHPFIYIIRHNKTRNIIFFGKFCSPEVA